The following DNA comes from Synechococcales cyanobacterium T60_A2020_003.
CATGAGCCCGCTGGCGATCGCCATCATCTTTAAGGGCTGAACTGTCCGGATGAAGCCGTCGCGCAATTTTCAAATACCGTTTGCGAATTTCTTTAATGTCTGCATCCACCGATACGCCAAGCACAGCGTGATGATCGGTGAAATCCAGTCCGAATAAGCCTTGCTCTAATTTGAACACCATGCTGCACTATCTCAAGGGTGAGGATGACCGATCGATAACCAGCGTTTAGGAAACGCGTCTGCTAGATCACAATGAGGGTTGAATGAATTCTAGCAAAGGTTTCACGTTCAGGAGTTGGGTACTTAATGCCGAATGAATGCGTCCATTGGTGGCTAAGATGCGCCCTGTTTCTAGTTTAAGCTCGCGACCGTCATACGCAGTAACTTGGCCTCCAGCCTCTTCCACCAGGACGACACCTGCGGCCAAATCCCACGGGGATAGCCCCCGCTCCCAGTACCCATCCAAGCGTCCACAGGCGACATAGGCCAGATCAATCGAGGCGGATCCTCCCCGCCGCACTCCCTGGGTGAGGTGGGTGAGGTGGCAAAATTCGGCATAGTTGTTATCCGGTGTTTCACGGCGATCGTAGGCAAATCCCGTCACTAACAAGCTTTTTGCCAGGTCTGCCGTTCGGGAAACCTGCATCGGCTGTCGGTTGCGCGTTGCGCCTAAGCCTTTGGCCGCCCGGAATAGCTCGTTATGAAAGGGATCAAACACTACACCAACAGAGGGAATCCCGTCAATCAGCAGACCAATGGAAACCGAGAAGAAGGGATACTGATGGGCGTAGTTGGTGGTACCGTCCAGGGGATCGATCGCCCACCGAAACGGATTGGACGGATCGCCCAGTGCGCCGGATTCCTCGGCCAAGATGGCATGGGATGGACAATGGCGTTGAATCACGCTAAGCACGGCAGCTTCGGACGCTTGGTCTGCTTCGGTTAACAGGTCACCGGGCCGTCCTTTCTCATGGATGGACTCTAGCTTGCCCCAATAGGCTTGCAGTTGCGCACCGCCAGCGAGAGCCGCCTCGGTTGCGATGTCTAGAAATACTTGCAGGTCGGTGGGTTGGGTCATGCTAGCCTTAATCCTCGTCTAGGGGCAGTCCCCGGCGCACTTTGCCTTGACCGAAGTAACGACCGAACTGGAGTTCATACACTTCGTCTTCGTCTTGGGTTTCCACTTCGAGATCGGAACGCGGATAGCTCACACACAGTAGGGCGTATCCTTCGTCTTGCAAGCTGGTGGAAAGTCCCATTGCTTCCGGTTGATACAACTCTCCAGAAAGCACACGAACGGCGCAGGCCGTACAAGCCCCATTCCGGCACGAGAAGGGTAAGGTAACGCCTTGGTTTTCGGCACTATGGAGGATGTAGCGATCGCTCGGTACGCGCACAGAGTGCTGGGTACCTGTTTGGCGATTGTGGATACAGATTGAAAATGTGTCAGCGGCTGGATCGGTCATGATAAAGCAATACAGTAGAAAACTAAAGGTAACGCGGGAGTGGGCAGAGGCCATGACGGTGCAGCGTCGTCTACGTCAGTTACCGTAACTCAAATTCTGCGTGGTCGAAATCAGGGCTACTAGGTATGTATCATAGACTGTTAAGCGGATCAGTATGGGGGCGATCGCCAAAGAAAATTTCGCCAATGTTTCCATAACCCCCTGAACTCTGGTAACATACCTATCTTGTGGGTTGAATTTAGCACGCTTAAATTCACTCAAGGTTACGCACAATTTGGAGAGATGGCCGAGTGGTTGAAGGCGCAGCACTGGAAATGCTGTTTAGGGCAACTTAACGAGGGTTCGAATCCCTCTCTCTCCGTCAAAATGAAGGGGGCACACGTGAAAATGCGCCCCCTTCAGATCTTAAGGTTTGGGTTAAAAATACCCTTCTAGGAATGAGAATAAAGTATAGTGCTAGCCATATCGGTTAGGACATTTTGGTGGGGCGGCTTCGCCGCCCCACCAAAATGTCCATGTCCTAAGCTAGCTGGCAACAGCTATAAAACCACGTTTTGCAGTGTTAGGCGATCGCCGTAACGCATTCAATTCCCAGGAACAATGCGTTACGCTGCGCTAGCGC
Coding sequences within:
- a CDS encoding 2Fe-2S iron-sulfur cluster binding domain-containing protein, with translation MTDPAADTFSICIHNRQTGTQHSVRVPSDRYILHSAENQGVTLPFSCRNGACTACAVRVLSGELYQPEAMGLSTSLQDEGYALLCVSYPRSDLEVETQDEDEVYELQFGRYFGQGKVRRGLPLDED
- a CDS encoding inositol monophosphatase — its product is MTQPTDLQVFLDIATEAALAGGAQLQAYWGKLESIHEKGRPGDLLTEADQASEAAVLSVIQRHCPSHAILAEESGALGDPSNPFRWAIDPLDGTTNYAHQYPFFSVSIGLLIDGIPSVGVVFDPFHNELFRAAKGLGATRNRQPMQVSRTADLAKSLLVTGFAYDRRETPDNNYAEFCHLTHLTQGVRRGGSASIDLAYVACGRLDGYWERGLSPWDLAAGVVLVEEAGGQVTAYDGRELKLETGRILATNGRIHSALSTQLLNVKPLLEFIQPSL